The genomic segment CCGACGCCCGGCCCGACATCGTCCTCGTCCACGGCGACACCACCACCACCTTCGTCGCCGCCCTCGCCGCCTTTTACCGCCAGATCAAGGTGGGCCACGTGGAAGCGGGGCTGCGTACGTGGAACAAGTACGCCCCGTTCCCGGAGGAGCTGAACCGCCAGCTCACCGGCGTGCTGGCCGACCTGCACTTTGCGCCCACGGCGTGGGCGGCGGAGAACCTGCGCCGCGAAAACAAGCCCGAGGCGACCATCTTTGTCACCGGCAACACCGTCATCGACGCGCTGCACACGACGGTGCGGGAAAATTGGCACCACCCGGTGATGGCGCGCCTCGGCGGGCGCGACCTGGTGCTGGTGACGGCGCACCGCCGCGAGAACCTCGGCGAGCCGATGCGCCGCATGTTCCGCGCCATCCGTCGCCTGGTTGACGCCCATCCAGAGATCGCCGTGGTCTACCCCGTGCACCTCAACCCCGCGGTGCGCGAGGCGGCGCAGGCGGTGCTCGCGGGGCATCCGCGCATTCACCTGATCGAGCCCCTCGACGTCCTGGACTTCCACAACCTCCTGGCCCGCGCCCGCCTGGTGCTCACCGACTCCGGCGGCGTGCAGGAAGAGGCGCCGGCCTTCGGCGTACCGGTGCTCGTCATGCGCGAGACGACGGAACGGCCCGAGGGTGTGGAGGCGGGCACACTCAAACTGGTCGGCACCGACGAGGAGCGCATCTTCCAAACCGCGCACCATCTCCTCACCGATGCGGCCGCCTATGCGGCGATGGCCAAGGCGGCCAACCCCTTCGGCGACGGCCGCGCCTCCGAGCGCATCGTCGCGGCCATCCTGTACGCCTTTGGGCGGCGCAGCACCCCGC from the Calditerricola satsumensis genome contains:
- the wecB gene encoding non-hydrolyzing UDP-N-acetylglucosamine 2-epimerase — translated: MTARIRVMTVFGTRPEAIKMAPLVQALRRVPDEIEPIVCVTAQHREMLDQVLEIFAIEPDYDLNVMQPRQSLVNITTRVLAGMDGVLADARPDIVLVHGDTTTTFVAALAAFYRQIKVGHVEAGLRTWNKYAPFPEELNRQLTGVLADLHFAPTAWAAENLRRENKPEATIFVTGNTVIDALHTTVRENWHHPVMARLGGRDLVLVTAHRRENLGEPMRRMFRAIRRLVDAHPEIAVVYPVHLNPAVREAAQAVLAGHPRIHLIEPLDVLDFHNLLARARLVLTDSGGVQEEAPAFGVPVLVMRETTERPEGVEAGTLKLVGTDEERIFQTAHHLLTDAAAYAAMAKAANPFGDGRASERIVAAILYAFGRRSTPPAPFVPAQKVTA